The following proteins come from a genomic window of Flavobacterium eburneipallidum:
- a CDS encoding four helix bundle protein: MNYHIYSFEKLEVYQLARRFKIDIKLMSRLFPNEERFDLISQINRSSASISANLAEGSGRATNFDQAHFTNMSYSTGLETIDHLNTALDMKYISEEKYMELRIKLDEILNKLNSLYKYQINNKETLKKKT; this comes from the coding sequence ATGAACTATCATATTTATTCTTTCGAAAAACTTGAAGTTTATCAGTTGGCTAGAAGATTTAAGATAGACATAAAATTGATGAGTCGGTTGTTTCCTAATGAAGAGCGGTTTGATTTAATTAGTCAAATCAATAGATCGTCAGCCAGTATTTCTGCAAACTTGGCAGAAGGTTCAGGAAGAGCTACTAATTTTGACCAAGCACATTTTACTAATATGTCTTATTCGACTGGATTGGAAACTATTGATCATTTGAATACGGCTCTTGATATGAAATATATTAGTGAAGAAAAATATATGGAGTTGAGGATAAAATTAGATGAAATATTGAATAAGTTAAATTCACTTTATAAATATCAAATTAATAATAAAGAAACATTAAAGAAAAAAACATAA
- the ctlX gene encoding citrulline utilization hydrolase CtlX, whose protein sequence is MNQTTNSILMIRPVAFRMNEQTVVNNYYQKGLKDLLPTTVNAKAQEEFDTLVKKLQIVGVNVIVVDDTLDSDTPDSVFPNNWISFHENGDVVLYPMFAENRRAERREDILDILEDNGFVINEIMDYTTAEEDSFYLEGTGSVVLDRENGKAYCALSPRADEELFIEFCEDFEYSPILFEAFQTVEGERKLIYHTNVMLCIGDTFAVICSDAIDDKKERKMVLDSLRGDGKEIILITEAQLNSFAGNMLEVLGADDRRYLVMSTAAYQSLTKKQIAQLEEHLTILHSSLETIEACGGGSARCMMAEIFLPIED, encoded by the coding sequence ATGAACCAAACAACAAATTCCATTTTAATGATTCGTCCAGTGGCGTTTCGAATGAACGAACAAACGGTGGTAAATAATTATTACCAAAAAGGGTTGAAGGATTTATTGCCAACAACTGTAAATGCCAAGGCGCAAGAGGAATTCGATACTTTGGTCAAAAAACTACAAATAGTTGGAGTAAATGTCATTGTGGTCGATGATACTTTAGATTCGGATACTCCTGATAGTGTTTTTCCAAATAATTGGATTTCCTTTCACGAAAATGGCGATGTAGTTTTGTATCCTATGTTTGCCGAAAATCGTCGTGCAGAACGTCGAGAAGATATTTTGGATATTCTGGAAGACAATGGTTTTGTAATCAACGAAATTATGGATTATACTACTGCCGAAGAGGATAGTTTTTATCTTGAAGGTACAGGAAGTGTTGTTTTAGATAGAGAAAATGGTAAAGCGTATTGCGCGTTATCGCCACGTGCAGACGAAGAATTGTTTATCGAATTTTGTGAGGATTTTGAGTATAGTCCCATATTGTTCGAAGCCTTTCAAACTGTAGAAGGAGAGCGAAAATTGATTTATCATACCAATGTGATGCTCTGTATTGGCGATACTTTTGCAGTAATTTGTTCAGATGCTATAGATGACAAAAAAGAGCGAAAAATGGTGCTAGATAGTTTGCGAGGTGATGGTAAAGAAATTATCCTCATTACCGAAGCGCAATTGAATAGCTTTGCAGGGAATATGTTAGAAGTTCTTGGGGCGGATGATAGAAGGTATTTAGTAATGAGTACTGCGGCGTACCAAAGTTTGACCAAAAAACAAATCGCCCAACTCGAAGAACATTTGACAATTTTGCATTCAAGTCTAGAAACCATCGAAGCTTGTGGCGGAGGTAGTGCTCGATGTATGATGGCTGAAATTTTCTTACCAATAGAAGACTGA
- a CDS encoding GDP-L-fucose synthase family protein: MDKKAKIYIAGHKGMVGSAIWRTLFAKGYTNLIGSSSSELDLRNQQAVKEYLAVEKPDVIIDAAARVGGILANNDYPYQFIMENMQIQNNLIDSAMQTGIEKFIFLGSSCIYPKLAAQPLKEDCLLTGDLEPTNEWYAIAKITGVKACQAIRKQFGKDYVSLMPTNLYGTYDNFDLNTSHVLPAMMRKFHVAKENNHAPVTLWGSGTPMREFLFVDDMAAAVVFALENKLPDYLYNVGTGVDLTIKELAETIQKIIGHKGEIIWDATKPDGTPRKLMDVSKMHELGWKHQVDLEAGIQKTYDWFLENVNEIKEVKM; encoded by the coding sequence ATGGATAAAAAGGCTAAAATTTACATTGCAGGTCACAAAGGGATGGTAGGTTCTGCTATATGGCGAACACTTTTTGCGAAAGGATATACTAATTTGATAGGATCGTCCAGTAGCGAATTGGATTTAAGAAATCAACAAGCGGTTAAAGAGTATTTAGCAGTAGAAAAACCAGATGTGATAATAGATGCTGCTGCAAGAGTAGGAGGTATTTTGGCGAACAATGATTATCCCTATCAATTTATTATGGAAAATATGCAAATCCAGAACAATTTAATTGATTCGGCGATGCAAACAGGAATAGAGAAGTTTATTTTCCTAGGCAGTTCTTGTATTTATCCAAAACTGGCAGCTCAACCTTTAAAAGAAGATTGTTTGCTTACGGGTGATTTAGAGCCAACCAATGAGTGGTATGCTATTGCTAAAATTACTGGTGTAAAAGCGTGTCAAGCCATTCGCAAACAATTTGGAAAAGACTACGTGAGTTTGATGCCAACTAATTTATATGGCACTTATGATAATTTTGATTTGAATACCTCGCACGTATTGCCAGCGATGATGCGGAAATTTCATGTTGCTAAAGAAAATAACCATGCTCCAGTTACCCTTTGGGGAAGTGGAACTCCAATGCGTGAGTTTTTATTTGTAGATGATATGGCTGCGGCTGTGGTTTTTGCATTAGAAAATAAATTACCAGATTATTTATATAATGTTGGAACAGGAGTAGATTTGACCATTAAAGAATTAGCCGAAACCATTCAAAAAATAATTGGGCATAAAGGTGAAATTATTTGGGATGCAACTAAACCAGACGGAACACCAAGAAAACTAATGGATGTGTCCAAGATGCACGAATTAGGTTGGAAACACCAAGTCGATTTGGAAGCAGGAATTCAAAAAACCTACGATTGGTTCTTGGAGAATGTAAATGAGATTAAGGAAGTAAAAATGTAA
- a CDS encoding CoA-binding protein — protein MKNKKTLVLGATAKPEKYAYKAISLLVEKGHSVLAIGQNAGEVAGIKIQTKAIPLKNIDTVTLYLNPARQREYYNYIIEAKPKRVVFNPGTENPEFYQLLELNNIKVEVACTLVLLTINQY, from the coding sequence ATGAAAAATAAAAAGACATTGGTTCTTGGTGCTACTGCCAAACCAGAAAAATATGCCTACAAAGCCATTTCGTTACTTGTTGAAAAAGGACATTCGGTTCTAGCTATTGGTCAAAATGCAGGCGAAGTAGCAGGAATTAAAATTCAAACCAAGGCTATTCCACTTAAAAATATTGATACAGTAACCTTGTATCTCAATCCAGCTCGTCAACGCGAATATTATAATTACATTATTGAAGCAAAACCAAAAAGAGTGGTTTTTAATCCAGGAACTGAAAATCCAGAATTTTACCAGTTATTAGAATTGAATAATATTAAGGTAGAAGTAGCTTGTACATTGGTGTTGTTGACTATCAATCAATATTAG
- a CDS encoding citrate synthase translates to MSKTATLEIEGKKYEFPISVGTENEMSIDISKLRDLSGAITMDQGYKNTGACKSEITFLDGEEGILHYRGYSIEELAAKGNFLEVSYLLIFGELPTASQLQSFETDIRKYTLVNEEMKNIIDGFPKTAHPMGVLASLTSALTAFNPKAVDPNNKEELYTAVCKTMGKFLVIATWTYRKTMGYPLNYYDNTLGYVENFMNLMFKLPTEPYKANPVITQALDKLFILHADHEQNCSTSTVRMVGSSHAGLFASISAGVSALWGPLHGGANQAVLEMLEEINANGGDAAKYMDKAKDKNDPFRLMGFGHRVYKNFDPRAKIIKVAADEVLGTLGVNDPILDIAKKLEALALSDEYFVSRKLYPNVDFYSGIIYRALGIPTDMFTVMFAIGRLPGWIAQWKEMRENKEPIGRPRQIYTGSPLRSFVEVDKR, encoded by the coding sequence ATGTCAAAAACTGCAACACTAGAAATTGAAGGCAAAAAATATGAGTTTCCAATATCTGTTGGAACCGAAAATGAAATGTCTATCGATATTAGCAAATTACGTGACTTGTCAGGAGCAATCACAATGGATCAAGGATATAAGAATACAGGAGCGTGTAAAAGTGAAATTACTTTTCTAGATGGAGAAGAAGGAATTTTGCATTACAGAGGGTATTCTATTGAAGAATTAGCTGCTAAAGGAAATTTTCTTGAGGTTTCTTATTTGTTGATTTTTGGTGAATTACCAACGGCTTCACAGTTGCAAAGTTTTGAAACAGATATTAGAAAATATACTTTGGTTAATGAGGAAATGAAAAACATTATTGATGGTTTTCCTAAAACGGCTCACCCAATGGGGGTTTTGGCATCATTAACTAGTGCATTGACCGCTTTTAACCCAAAAGCTGTTGATCCAAATAATAAAGAAGAATTATATACCGCAGTTTGTAAAACAATGGGTAAATTTCTTGTAATTGCTACTTGGACATACAGAAAAACGATGGGTTATCCTTTGAATTATTACGATAATACTTTAGGATATGTGGAAAATTTTATGAACTTGATGTTCAAATTGCCAACAGAGCCATACAAAGCCAATCCTGTAATTACACAAGCTTTAGATAAATTGTTTATTCTTCATGCAGATCACGAGCAAAACTGTTCTACTTCTACAGTAAGAATGGTAGGTTCATCTCATGCTGGATTATTTGCTTCAATTTCTGCTGGAGTTTCTGCACTTTGGGGACCATTACACGGTGGAGCCAATCAAGCAGTTCTTGAAATGTTAGAAGAAATCAATGCTAATGGAGGCGATGCTGCTAAATATATGGATAAGGCTAAAGATAAAAATGACCCTTTCCGTTTGATGGGCTTTGGTCATAGAGTCTATAAAAACTTCGATCCAAGAGCAAAAATCATCAAAGTGGCTGCTGATGAAGTATTAGGAACATTGGGTGTGAATGATCCAATTTTGGACATTGCTAAAAAACTAGAAGCATTAGCATTATCAGATGAGTATTTTGTATCTAGAAAATTATATCCAAACGTAGATTTTTATTCTGGAATCATTTACAGAGCATTAGGAATTCCAACAGATATGTTTACTGTTATGTTCGCTATTGGTAGATTACCAGGTTGGATTGCGCAATGGAAAGAAATGAGAGAAAACAAAGAACCAATCGGAAGACCAAGACAAATTTACACTGGTTCGCCTTTGAGAAGTTTTGTTGAAGTTGACAAACGATGA
- a CDS encoding dimethylarginine dimethylaminohydrolase family protein: MKLNINNETSRLRAVVLGLANSNGRTPTTEEAYDPKSLEHILAGTYPVESDMVSEMEAFSHVLKKYDVTVFRPELIENYNQIFVRDIGFVIGDVFIKSNILPDREHELDAIQYIINQINPSKVLRPPVEVHIEGGDVMLWNDYVFIGTYKGSDYKDYITARTNPAGVQYIKKIFPNKIVKEFDLIKSKIDARDNALHLDCCFQPVGKNKAIIYKRGFREEADYLFLVNLFGVENLFHITRKEMYNMNSNVFSIDENVVVSEKKFRRLNKWLKANGFTVEKIPYSEIAKQEGLLRCSTLPLIRE; the protein is encoded by the coding sequence TTGAAATTAAATATAAATAACGAAACATCCAGACTTCGAGCAGTTGTACTAGGATTAGCCAATAGCAATGGACGAACTCCAACTACTGAAGAAGCTTATGATCCAAAATCATTGGAACATATCTTGGCGGGGACTTATCCAGTAGAATCTGATATGGTGTCAGAAATGGAAGCTTTCAGTCATGTTTTAAAAAAATATGATGTAACTGTTTTTCGACCAGAATTGATTGAAAATTACAATCAGATATTTGTTAGAGATATTGGGTTTGTAATTGGAGATGTTTTTATCAAATCAAATATTCTTCCAGATAGAGAACATGAATTAGATGCTATTCAGTATATAATCAATCAAATAAATCCGAGTAAAGTGCTTCGTCCTCCTGTAGAAGTGCATATAGAAGGTGGTGATGTCATGCTTTGGAACGATTATGTTTTTATTGGAACCTACAAAGGGAGTGATTATAAAGATTATATCACAGCTAGAACCAATCCAGCAGGTGTTCAATACATCAAAAAAATATTTCCTAATAAAATAGTCAAGGAGTTTGATTTAATCAAATCTAAAATCGATGCTCGCGATAATGCTTTGCATTTAGACTGTTGTTTTCAACCTGTTGGAAAAAACAAAGCCATCATTTATAAAAGAGGTTTTCGAGAAGAGGCAGATTATCTATTTCTTGTGAATCTTTTTGGTGTAGAAAATTTGTTTCATATCACTAGAAAAGAAATGTATAACATGAATTCTAATGTTTTTTCTATTGATGAGAATGTAGTGGTTTCTGAAAAGAAATTTAGACGACTAAACAAATGGTTAAAAGCAAATGGTTTTACAGTAGAAAAAATTCCATACTCTGAAATTGCCAAACAAGAAGGATTGTTGCGATGTTCTACCTTACCTTTGATTAGAGAATGA